The DNA sequence TATTGAAAGACCAAAATATCTAGCCATGTTAAACAAATACTGAAATATTTCCACTTTTGTGTAACAGTTGTAGTCGATATGGaaaaataacaacaatgtcAGATATAATAACCGATATAGCCAAAGTCTACGAAGAAAATGTACTCGCTGAGCAACATCCACGAAGCATTGGTatgttaatattgttttttttttctattgccTATTGAGTGTTCCACTGCTAGAAAAGGCCTCTTCTTTCTGCCACTCGAACTCCTTGCCAGACGATTTGATTGCCTCCATTTCGGTCTGCCTGAGCTTCGATAGCCGTCCAGTCAAGTGGCCTGGCTATCAGAGGGCATGGCGGTGCCATGCACTGGAGCCCCCACCCTTAGAGGCTCTCACATCTTAGCCAGCATAGCTCAAACTCAAAACTGAAAAAATGTTGCTCCTCCACTGCCTCCATATTCTGCATTCTTTAAagtatatttacatatttatttcaactgGATAAAACCTGCAAAAACTTGGGGCCCCAATTTCTGTTTCCATTGGGGTCCGGATTACCTAGCTAAAATTAACATTCATCATCATGAAtcatcaaacatacaaacatccaaattATCGCAATAGGTTGATGTGATTTAACAAGTACTAAGTACAATTATTTGATGTGTTACGAATTAAAGTCGTCAGAATAACGCTCCGGTAGTTGAGTTGAACTATGTCTAAAGTAAATTGGTATACAGCATAGAAACGATTGAGATAAACTCCTTGTATTATTGCGCATAATATATcttgttttaatattattaatgttcttTACGGTTAAGAGCGGTTATACCTGCTGACCTGGCAACGTTGcatatttgttagtttttctcgattattccataaaaattcaATGAAAATCTTTACTTAATTAATGTTGTTGACTGttgataaaatatacataacaaTATTAGCTTTATCAAGTTGGTAGGTAATGATTGTTAACTACATTTGTAATATAATCCAGAGCGTTCCGGAACCTGCTTTAAGCGATTAatagttacctacctactaacacACTAACACATTTAAATCTCCTATACATCTACTTACTTGGCTACTCAACCAACCTTCAACCTTCAGTTCACTCAGTGTAGGGTTACACAAAGCGAACTTGAAGGTTGACTTGACGGAGAGATTTTAGTGGGTAATTGGGGAAAtcattaagatattttttagaCAAACTTATCTTAGCTCAAACGGAATTTATTTATCGAGATAATCATAATTGAAATTGATCTGAATCTTCTTTTCTCATTCGCCATAACACCCTTATGTACATCAATTAACATAGGTACGCtaacaatattaatataatttgcTACTTCCTGTTATGTATCCTAAAAGTTAAGAACCAATCAATAACTATCAAGATTGTACCTCAAAAACGGTAAAGTTTTGGAGTAAAgtaattttccataaaaatacttaaatgacCTTTCTAATTACCCTGCCCTGTACCTACAATGAGACTGTATCATGATTCTTGACTATTTTAGCCATTTTTACAAGCATTAAATGCTAAACTAAacaaattttgtttagtttcactgtctgtctgtctttagtcaagtcttgcaagttaaattcgaccaatttccagtagtcggaaacttgactttgacttgaaatttggtatatttatgtaaattgcgtgacaatacaataatctggcagtgacatcctggtagtacgGCTAGCATCGtccccgcaggacggaactcttcaacggttaatggcatcagcttgaaatttggtatgcaaagtagtttgggtgacaatgcaagtaaagtcgttaaaaagtacagccagcgaaaaaagcttgtattaaaaatgaaatttttacttaCTTAAGTGTTGTTCCgtatgtccagctatctacatactacaTTTTATCCAAGCCGTCTTAGTGTGAaggcgtaacaaacatacgcacacacaggcacatacctacttacaaactTATGCATTCCTAATAATAGTAGGaaagtaaatatttaggtatgtaCTTACTACTTATATTACCgtagtaggtacgagtatttactGTAGACCAGACTTTTGGTATGTGAAATGTTTGTCATTAGAAGTCTACAAAAATGATTAAGATAGCAACTCTTTGGTTTATAGGCCAATATATACTTAAGTGAATAATTCAGGATCTCCAAGCCCCGAAAGTCTTATGCGTGCGTGTCGCTCTCGTCATTTTCGAGCGCTATTACACTTATCCAGCTTTTTAAATGACTATTGTTTTGTTTCAGGGTTGTTCACCATCCCCGAGTACCCCGAACTGGAGGCGGGCCGAGGCATGTGGTCAGCGGCTTTGGAAGCCATCCTCACGACCCTGCGGTACCTCGCGCCAGCGACGCTGCTCACTCTCTTCTGGGGCCAGCAGAGCTTCTTGTTTAAACTGCTTAGGAGCATCGACAACGCCTTAAGAGCAAGTGAGTACCGATACGCAAAGTTGCCGAAGAAAGTCATCGACATATCTCTAAGAAAatgtaagttgaagtggcaaaaggcaggccacatcgctcaaagaacagaACCGTGAGGAAGAAATGTTCTAGAATGGCGGCCAGAAACAGAAACGACATCGCGAAAGTATCGTTGCCATTGCCACCGATGGACATAGTTGGCAAGTGGTTTCTTGTGATATTGAGGTCTAAGTTCAACAGTGGATATCTTCCGAATGATATCATTATAAACATGAGCCGATCAAGGATCTCTATATCTCTACGAAGATCAGTTTTGTGCTTTAGTACAACGGTACACCGTCGCCACTGCAGATGGCCCCAAAGGCAACATTGATACCTACTCCGAAATGACGGCTCGGCCACGACTGCTCGAGACTAACGGCGCGGCAAGCGTATTCTCTGTTCATTACGTATGTTAGCGAGTAACTACTCTGCTGCAAGCATTTAGGCCGCGCAATGAATAGACTAACGCTTGTCATGTCGCCCGTAGCGTACAATTATAACCGGGCTGTTAGACGACTCATAAAATTGCTCAAATCCACCCAAACATATGGGCTTGCCGAATTACTAAAGAAGGCGTCGCCGCTTTATCTGAAATTGGTCAAACATGGCGACACAACCTAGGTACCAGTCAACTTATCTTACTGTCTAAAGCTTAGTTAATCCCAATAAAACAAAAGCAAACAATGCTATCAAATAACCTACGATTCgtcatagatacctacttagTCATAGCCAACATCTTTTTTAGGTAGGGGAATCGTTCTTCTTTTAACCGACCTTACCTAGCCCTACCTAACCTAGTGGGATGCCTGCTAGGTTAGGTAGGGCTAGGTAAGGATGCCTCATCGTCCGGTTCGTTGCGGCCACTAGAAAACCTTCGAAACCACCAACGATTACCTgttcgagcgatgtggctcaTTTTATTTGCATATTATTTGCATTCTTGCATATTCTATCGCACAAAGAACCTCCGAGCATTATTccacttcaaactggtagatcaccatcatcatcaaattagccgtaggacgtccactgctggatataggcctctctaatagacctctagttgtttcggttggaagcagcctgcatccaccgtgaactcgcggctttaaccaggtcatccatccatttcgttggtggacgtcctacactgcgcttgccgatccgcggtctccgtTCGAGACCTTAAACTCACCAAAATTTTTCTTATTCCAGTCGTATTCTCCAGCGAAGAACAGAAGCAAGACGTCCTGCAATGGCTAGCAGAAGCAGGCCCCACGCGGGTGGAGCACCTGGACACAGTATGGCGGCACGGCTGGATATTGTGCGGCGTTCTGGACGCGGCTATGCCCGGCGCCTGCGCCGGCCACCCGCCCACGAGGCTGTCGTTGAAACACGCGCAATCTATTGCTGATCACTACCTTGGTGTTGAGCCGGTGAGTTTACGTAACAGGTGTTTCACGATTTTCACTGGTAAATTTTCGAGCCGAGCCTAGGacggcgcaatggcgctcattaaGGGTggcatgtccagcagtggactgctgtaggctgatgatgatgatgactcataatttattacctaattaTGTTTGTGAGTATATTTGGTACTCCTTCAAATgggtggacggatttgaatgaaatttggtatgtagatatagCTGGACGGCTGGATTAAAACAATGTGGGCTACAGATGCATTATGTAATGCCATATCGTGGTTAAGTTCAATTGAAAACTACTACACAGGCTTTTCGGTAAAGGAaacacatcgtgaggaaacctgcctACAATTCCTGAAATAAAGTAAGTGTGTGTGGGatctacggctcaagccctctcaatctgaaAGGAAGCCTATGCCCAGTGGGACGCATAAATACAGCTCGGAGATTATGATGACGAAGATATCTTGATAACTACCGAATAAGAtgtttaacttttaaaattctCGTGTTCCAGGTCTTCTCCCGTCAAGAGCTGGAAACGAACGACTCACTGAGCAAACACCAGGAATGGAAACTCGCCACATTCTTGGACCGTGTACGCCAAGCGCTCGCTAAAGTGTCGCCTCCTGTCTCCAAGCCGACTTCTCAACGAACCTCTCCTGAAACCGGCCAGTTCACCCTCGACTATGTCGCAAGAGGTTCAGGCCTGACAGCTGCCCAAATCCACAACAAAGTGTACTTCAAAATATACCCCACTGCCCAGCAATGCATCGACCCGGGGGAGATCACTATCCTAATAAAAGGACCCAAGGATACATATGGCATGACAGTACTCCCTCCTATATTCGGTAAGGCACAGTTGATCAGACAAAAACTGCTGGGCCTGCAATCTAAACCAAGCTTCACTGAAAACGCATTGCCCATAACACAAGGAGCAGCATACTTGCGATCATACGGGAAAAACGATATGAACAAGACCTACTACATTCCCAAAGAACATTATGATATTATAATCGAAGTGGATTCAAGGCCGGATCATTCTAGAGTTGGTTATACTGTAAACTGCGAGGGTAGACATGAAATCTCTATAACTAGTAGAGGACAAAATATTGTCGGGTCACCATTTACAGTTACGGCTTCTCATAACATCATTGATATTCTGGAAAGGGAGAGTTTTTGCTTAGAAGATGGTGAAGAAATAGACATTGTCGATGTTAAGTCAGACAAAAAAGTAGTCCTAAGAATAGTAGATTTTGTGACTGAGAAAATGCTACTTCAAGAAAATGGTTCGCTCGAAAAAATAAGCGAAGATGAAGCAAAAATATTAATGGCAACTGAGGATATACAGAATACATATGAAAGCATAGATACTCAGTCAAATAATAGTTCATTTACGAGTTTAGAAGAGCCTTTAAGCCCACAAAGATTCAACACGACAgcccaaaaaatattaaagatgaATAGAGTATGCAAAATGTTTAATAACATTATGGCAGAGAAGCAACTATTAGGTGAACAAAAGAAACCACTTGATAAACAAAAGAGCCAGCAAATCATTCCAGATATAGTAAATTCTACATTCAGCGAATGTAATGCAAACCGATACATTTTATCTGATAATCGAGACACGTTTATAATACCAGAAAATATTTCCGTTTCTTTGCGAACTGAGAAACCAAAAACATCTTTCAAAGAAGTGGGTGATACAAAACTCAAAGATCATGTACGATATAGTGTCTTTCCAATACCATCAAAAGATtgtcaaaaaagaaaaacagtaCATGAAACCGATATAATCAAAAAGTTGGACGAAGATATTGTATCGGTGGTTTCATCGTCAAGTAATCCTTTCTTGAATGATATGTACGAGCAAAATTACGTAACAGAAAAAGTATTAGGATCATACGTAAATACTGAATACGAAACACACCGCTCTCCGAACGAAGAAACTGCAGCTGCTAAGATAAGTATATTTGTAGAGGAAACAGACACCGATACCCCATCGCCTTTAAATACGAATCCATTTATTGAACCAGATATTATATATGAGAGACCAAAAACACctgtgttaaaaattataacTGGTGAAGTTAAAGATCGTGATGACTCTGTGTACGTGGACTCTCAGATCGGACAGCTGGCAGAAGAGATACAAGGCAATGAATTTATCAATCCCTTTTTTTCCCATCAACATCATCAACCTAACGATCAAGATGACCAACGAATCAATGTCACCGACTTTATTATAGGTGCTCCAGTATCATTGCCGCCCATTTTGAGAGCACCAACTCCCGAACCTACTATGGAATCAATAATGATAACCAGGGACGATAATACAGATTTGCCAGGTAGGGAACAAGACAATGAAGAAAGTGCTGATGAAATTTTTTCAACCCCTTTACATACAATTGTAAAGAAAAGAGAACAACTCATCGAGCCATCATCATTTCACAGTATAGATTCAAATGCAACAGAAAATGTAGAAATCATAAGCGTAACCAAAGAAAGCTATAAAAAACCAGAAACACATGAAACTtcaaatataaacaaaagtgTAACGCCTAAAAAAGACATGTGGGACTCAGCTTATGTAAGCATTGATGATAGCAACAGCTCACCAGATAGCAACAATAATGACAACAATCTGTTGTGCGAAgcacaaactaagcaaaagtTTTCTACTGAAATCTTTATGCCAAAACCAGAAGACATCACCAAAATGGGTCCTGCTGAAAGAGAATTGTGGCTTTCATGTAGCGAACTAAATACTAGTGATACAGCTAAAATTGAGGATATAAGACCAagcaaaattgaattaaaacgtAAAATGTTTACACCAATCATCGAAGAAAATGATAGAAGTATTTCATCGGGCATGAAAGACTTCACCAGGTCTGATTCAACAACCAAGCATGGTGTTATGGAAACAGTTACAGTGGCATTTGCTGAACTAAATGACATGTATCATGAATATTTTCCAAGTTCAGAAAACAATTCACTAACTGCaaaaagtgaaaataattataaacaaaacaatgaagTACAATACATAATTGAGAAAAATGATATACATGTCGATTCGGCGTCTGAACAACTCTCAGATGTGAAAAGACGTACTAACAAAATTGAAGGCGAGATTTCTGAGGTTCAGTCAAATGTCACTGAATCTGTTTCAGTAAGTCAGACCCTTCCACTCGATAAAGATAATTTGCCATATAAGTCTTTTGACGCAATTAGCGATGAAACACAATTTGGTGGTCATAATAGTACAAATATCGTTcacgaaagaaagaaatattggGACGACAAAATTCGCCAAATAGAGGCTAAATCGGAAGAAGTAAAGGCAAATCAGAAGAAAAAGCGGCTCTCTCCTAAACATATGAGGCAAAATGATTCTTTAACAAAACGAAAAGGCAAAGAGatagctaaaaaaatattagaagaaGGCAGAAACGTAACACAAAACGTGACAGAAATCATACGGCTGAAATATTCAACACCACAGCCATCAGCAGAAGAAGATACGCAAAGTGATGTAAAACTTGTagaaaaatggaaaaaatattgGGATGATAAACTTGAAATTGAAAAAGAAGAAACAGAATCAATTCGTTCTAGATCTAGATCGCCAAAAAGCATCGACTATACGCCATCACCGCAACAATTGAATTTTACAGATAacatttcagaaataaaacctTTACCTGTTAAGCAAGAACTACCTGAAGAAGTGTTTAAGGCATTTGAAACAAGTCCCAAAAGATTTTTCGGGACGTcaagaaaacaaattttaaataaaattgattcTTTCATTGCAAAACCAACCGCTGTAGACAAATCTACAGAAGATGGTGGTACTGCAAAGAATGAGACTGGTTTAGTATCTAGTCGGATATCTCTATTTCACAATATATCACAGAAAGAGGAAGTAGTCCCTTGGAAACAAAGGAAAAGTCAATCAATGCATAACATTTACGAACGTAAAGATAGTGAGAAAAGCTTTGCTTCAGCCGAAGAAGTTTTATCAGTTGATACAGTAAACAAGACCTATAAATATGAAAATCCAACGCAGAAAATTACTAATTCAAGCAAAGATGTAGAaacaataactattaaaaaGGAAACTGAAAATAAACCAACGTTACAAGAGAAAAGAGCGCGAATGGCACACAAAATTTACCACAAAACATTTGATGAAACTGCCTACCACAAGTCACTTTTAGCACAGAAACATGAGGTACAAAACAACAACTatgttaaaaaaacaatgaaaacttTCAGCACTCAAGACAATAGTTTAAGCAAAGTACATCTTCTACGTAAAACGTCAATGAGTAAGTCAGAAATGGACATATTTAACAAAACAACATCGACTAAAGTTCCTGTGAATGATTTGGACAAATATAAATCATGCGAAGAGTTAcctaaaataaatgtcaaaggtTTCATATCGCTTTATGAAACTGTTTCGAAGTCAGCTGTTGAACCGAATCTAACACGAAGGGCATCAATGAGAAAAACGGAATCGAACTCATCGCAGGCAGGCAGCCAAAATTCAGGTAAATATGCACAATAATTAACCTGATTACATTTTTATaagaacaatataaaaaataaatgctttATTAATGCTCGTATTTGTTCACAGGAGTTATAACAAAACCTGTCTGCACGACTACTTCGAACTCTGCTTCAAGTTCATGCTCACCAGGCTCATGCTCAACCTCATCAGGGGTTTCAAGTTCTCCATCAAATATGCATTCTTCGCCAAAATCTTCACTCTCTTACAACAATCAACCCAAACAAATTCATCCGCGCGTTTCACAAAGACAAACTTCTTGGATAAAGAATCATAAAGAAACTGTAGATAAAAGCCTCGAAACTGAAACAAGCACCGATTCAATAGATATTGAGATTATCTCCATGCCTGACAACGATAAAAAAGGTTCTTATTTAAGTCTGTCTGATCTTGAGCTGGAAATAGTTGATACAAACACAGAAAACACGCCAGAAACCACACCAGAAAGAGAAATAGAACCTGAATTGAAAGATTACAAATCACGTTTCGCGATGGCAAAGAATTACTTTAAATCATTAGAAGAACTAAGAGAGAACAAAAAACCTCCAAAACTGAACGAATGCGAAATGATGCTGTACAAAACTTCAAATGAATCTCTGGAAAGCGACAGTGGCAGGCCACAGAAGAGAgtcaagaaaaatattaaagctCATTCTGTCCCTTCTTCCTCCGAAATATCCAAAGTCTGGAACGAGATGCAAGAAGTTGAAGACAAGACATCTAGCACCAGTAAACTTGTGAAGATATCAGAGAAATTTAATGTGGATGATCTCTTTAATGATGTGATGGAAGGTCGATTGAGTCGGCAGGGTAGCTTGAGAGGCATACCACACAAGAAAGCTGTTCTAGAAACATTCAGATCTATGGAAAACGTGTCAGCAAACAAACTGAGCTCTTAC is a window from the Choristoneura fumiferana chromosome 13, NRCan_CFum_1, whole genome shotgun sequence genome containing:
- the LOC141433953 gene encoding uncharacterized protein isoform X4, whose translation is MWSAALEAILTTLRYLAPATLLTLFWGQQSFLFKLLRSIDNALRAIVFSSEEQKQDVLQWLAEAGPTRVEHLDTVWRHGWILCGVLDAAMPGACAGHPPTRLSLKHAQSIADHYLGVEPVFSRQELETNDSLSKHQEWKLATFLDRVRQALAKVSPPVSKPTSQRTSPETGQFTLDYVARGSGLTAAQIHNKVYFKIYPTAQQCIDPGEITILIKGPKDTYGMTVLPPIFGKAQLIRQKLLGLQSKPSFTENALPITQGAAYLRSYGKNDMNKTYYIPKEHYDIIIEVDSRPDHSRVGYTVNCEGRHEISITSRGQNIVGSPFTVTASHNIIDILERESFCLEDGEEIDIVDVKSDKKVVLRIVDFVTEKMLLQENGSLEKISEDEAKILMATEDIQNTYESIDTQSNNSSFTSLEEPLSPQRFNTTAQKILKMNRVCKMFNNIMAEKQLLGEQKKPLDKQKSQQIIPDIVNSTFSECNANRYILSDNRDTFIIPENISVSLRTEKPKTSFKEVGDTKLKDHVRYSVFPIPSKDCQKRKTVHETDIIKKLDEDIVSVVSSSSNPFLNDMYEQNYVTEKVLGSYVNTEYETHRSPNEETAAAKISIFVEETDTDTPSPLNTNPFIEPDIIYERPKTPVLKIITGEVKDRDDSVYVDSQIGQLAEEIQGNEFINPFFSHQHHQPNDQDDQRINVTDFIIGAPVSLPPILRAPTPEPTMESIMITRDDNTDLPGREQDNEESADEIFSTPLHTIVKKREQLIEPSSFHSIDSNATENVEIISVTKESYKKPETHETSNINKSVTPKKDMWDSAYVSIDDSNSSPDSNNNDNNLLCEAQTKQKFSTEIFMPKPEDITKMGPAERELWLSCSELNTSDTAKIEDIRPSKIELKRKMFTPIIEENDRSISSGMKDFTRSDSTTKHGVMETVTVAFAELNDMYHEYFPSSENNSLTAKSENNYKQNNEVQYIIEKNDIHVDSASEQLSDVKRRTNKIEGEISEVQSNVTESVSVSQTLPLDKDNLPYKSFDAISDETQFGGHNSTNIVHERKKYWDDKIRQIEAKSEEVKANQKKKRLSPKHMRQNDSLTKRKGKEIAKKILEEGRNVTQNVTEIIRLKYSTPQPSAEEDTQSDVKLVEKWKKYWDDKLEIEKEETESIRSRSRSPKSIDYTPSPQQLNFTDNISEIKPLPVKQELPEEVFKAFETSPKRFFGTSRKQILNKIDSFIAKPTAVDKSTEDGGTAKNETGLVSSRISLFHNISQKEEVVPWKQRKSQSMHNIYERKDSEKSFASAEEVLSVDTVNKTYKYENPTQKITNSSKDVETITIKKETENKPTLQEKRARMAHKIYHKTFDETAYHKSLLAQKHEVQNNNYVKKTMKTFSTQDNSLSKVHLLRKTSMSKSEMDIFNKTTSTKVPVNDLDKYKSCEELPKINVKGFISLYETVSKSAVEPNLTRRASMRKTESNSSQAGSQNSGVITKPVCTTTSNSASSSCSPGSCSTSSGVSSSPSNMHSSPKSSLSYNNQPKQIHPRVSQRQTSWIKNHKETVDKSLETETSTDSIDIEIISMPDNDKKGSYLSLSDLELEIVDTNTENTPETTPEREIEPELKDYKSRFAMAKNYFKSLEELRENKKPPKLNECEMMLYKTSNESLESDSGRPQKRVKKNIKAHSVPSSSEISKVWNEMQEVEDKTSSTSKLVKISEKFNVDDLFNDVMEGRLSRQGSLRGIPHKKAVLETFRSMENVSANKLSSYEMTISQLSQFAKENQIKNAQTYLTEYPYLPTTDPSKYHSRFDTKASGLISMKELLNIKPRRNSVPDLRLNPTFTVDL